The window GCTGGTCGTGATGTCAACAAAGAGAAACCGGTGAACGCAGCGAGCTCACCGATTTTCGCATGAGTGCGTTCACGCTGGCGAAGTCGTTCATTTCGAATCAGTCGCAGCGGCAACTCACTCGGGCTTCGCGTGGAAACATCGGTTTCTTCCAACGCATTTCCGATTGGAATTTCAAACTGATGTTCGCCGTAGAAATCGCCTTGCAATCCTTTTCCGCGAATGACCTGACTATCAACCAATTTCAGGACAAGGGACAGACTCTCCTCATCCATCATCAATTGGCCTTCGCTCGCCGTCACGGTGAACGCGTCGTCGCCCTTGCCTCGAACGGTCACTCGAGGCGAAATCATTCGGCGACCGTCAATTTCGCGAACATGGATCGAGAAACCATGATCGGACGTGTAGGAGTGGTCGCGTTCCAACAACCGGTAGGCGATGTCTTCGATCGAGAGCAACACGACTCGTTTGACGCCGGGTTTCCCCCAGGAAACCGCCATGTCGCTGCAGTAAACCGCGACTGGGCTGAGCAAAGCCGCAAAAACGATTGCCGGCTGCAGCAATCTCAGCGGTGAGATGCCCGACGCTTTGACGGTCGAGATCTCGCCGTCGGCAGCCATTCGGCCGTAAACGCAGCAAACGGAGAACAACGCCGTCGCGGGAACCGCGTGCTGCAAGGAAATCGGAATCGCGAATGGCAATAACTGCAGGACAGCCATCGCCCCCAAACCCTTGCGAAACAACTCTCGTCCCACCGCGATCAGCAGAATCAGCAGCGTCAACACGACGAGCGCAACGACGAAGATCCGAAGGATTTCGAAGAGAATCGTGCGTGTCAGACGGGTTGGAATCACTGGCTCTGTATCAAAACAGCGGAAGCAAACTCTTTCAAGCTGGGAATTAGCAAAAATCGGCTGATCGGCGACAGATCAGCTCAGCGACTTCTGAAGGCGAGCTGAACGTCATTCCCCCTGGGAAACTGGGCGAATCGCTAAACGAACACCGATTCGCGAACTCGATTGATTCCGCTATGCAGGACCGGTAATTCGCCGCATTTCAGCTTGCCCATGCTGGTTGGCACGAATCCTGCCTCATTGGCCGCGGATCGGACACCTCATACTCTCATGATTTACCCTCTCAACCAAGGTTCCGAATGATTTGGATTGTCGCCTACATCAGCAGCGTGCTGGGAGCATTCCTGACAATCGTTGCGATGACAGTGATTCGCCACGAAGAACGCCACAACGTCGGTCGACTCGGCTGGCTAGGACTCGTCTTGCTCTCACCACCGATTGGTTTGGTGCTCTTCCTATGGCTGGGTGGCCGAAAAATCTCCGCTGAACATTCACAGCGCAAATTGGTCGATTTGCCAGCAGCGGCGGATGGCAGCGATCGCTCACGGTCCGGCTTGGAACGCATGCTCGAAAAGCGAGGTCTGCGGTCTCCGACGGTTGGAAACCAAGTCCGATTGCTTCACCGTACCACCGATGTCCTCGATGCCTATTTGGAGCTGATCGACGAAGCGAAAGAAGTCTTGTACGTGATGACCTTCATCATGGATGAACGAAAAAGCACCCAGCGAATCGTGGAGCGTCTCTGCGCCCGTGCTCGGGAAGGCGTCCAGGTGAGACTACTTTGTGACGGATTTGGCTCGTTCCTCATGTCCGACGAACAACTCGAACAAATTCGCGAAGCAGGCGGTCGTGCGATGCGATTCAAGCCGATGTCGCAACTCAGTCGGCTGGCCTATTTGAATTTCCGCAACCACCGCAAACTTGCCGTCGCCGATGGACGGCGTGCAATCTTGGGCGGAGCCAACTTGGTCGAGGAAGAACTTGACATCAACGAAGACGACGAAAGCTGGGTCGACATGAGCATCCTCATCGAAGGCCCTGCGGCGGCTCAGTTGCAAGCGGTCTTTTGCAGCGATTGGAACTTTGTCGCCGAAGAGGAACTGCCACCCGTCGACTATGAGTGTCCCAATCCACCTAAACATCCCGAAAACACCCGCATGACGGTGATGCCGATCGGCCCCGACGGCCCCGAGGAGATCCTGGAAGACTTTTGGAATTACGCCATCAATCGTGCCGAAGAACGCGTGTGGATCTGCACGCCTTACTTCGTTCCGACCGCGCAATCGATGAGGTGTTTGGAATCCGCATGTCGACGTGGCATTGATGTCCGCATCCTAGTCCCTGACGACAGCGACCTTGCTCCGGTTGATTACGCACGCATCGATTACATGGACGACCTGCAATACCTCGGTGCCAAGCTCTACCGTTATCAAGACAGCATGGTGCACGCGAAACTCGGCATCGTGGATGACTTCACCGCCGTGGTTGGTTCTGCCAACTTTGACGTCCGATCCTTCTTTCTCAACTACGAACTGTCGGTGGTCATTCACGATCAACCCACCATCCAAAAGTTCAGCGACTGGTACGAATCACTCCTGCCAAATTGCGAACTCGGATTGCCCGAGCACACGGCATGGCGTTCAACGCTGGGGCTTTGCGCGAGGCTGTTTGCATCAGAGCTGTAGCGTTCACCAATCCTGAGGACGTTCAATGAATTTGCCGCGATCTACACTGCATCGTCCCGCCAACCCGAATTCAGTTGCAAGAATCAGATCGATTGAGCTCAAGAAACCGGCCACAATCTGATTCAACAACTCACAACTCAGTCCTACCGTTGATGCTCTGGCTAAACGGATTTTCGTCAGACGAAACCGCTTACTCTCAAATCTTCGATCTGCATGTATTCAGAAACAGCCGGCACCCGAAAGACTCTCGGTGACGTCGATATTCTCTATCACGATGGCATTTACCATCTGTTTCACCTCGTTCTTCCGAACCACGATTTCATTGCGCACGCGGTCAGCAACAACTGCTTTTCTTGGCGACGAGTCGAAAACGCACTGTTCATCGGCGACCCGGGCAGCTGGGACGACTCAATGCTGTGGACAATGCACGTCAGCCCAAACCCGCATCGGCCTGGATCATGGCGGATGTTCTACACCGGGTTGTCCCGACGAGATCACGGTGCCAAGCAGAGACTCGGGATGGCCGAGAGCGATGACCTTTATTGTTGGACCAAAACCCCCGTCGCATGGGAAGATCGCCGATCGGCGTTGCCATACGATTTGCCTGGCCGGCCACCCCAACCGCCGTTTAAGCAGGACATGAAGAGCTGCTTTCCCCTCAGCCCCGATCGAGAACACTACGAGTCTGAGATTGACGAAGCAAGAAACTGGGTGTCATGGCGTGATCCCTATTACTACCACGAAGATGGTCGCGGTTGGTTGTTGGCCGCGGGACGAGTCAACCACGGCCCGATCGTTCGCCGAGGCTGCGTCGCGGTGATGGAAGAAGTTCAGCCAAACAAGTTCGAGCAACGCAAGCCACTCCATCACCCTGGACTGTACGACGACATCGAAGTCCCGAACCTGTTCAAGATCAACGGCGACTACTACCTCGTCGGCAGCATGCGTGAAGATGCGAAGATCAGGTATTGGCACACGGAGAAAATCGGCAAACCCTGGAGGACATACGCGGACAACGTTCTGTTGGCCAGCGGGAATTATGCCGGAAGAATCACGACGGATGACAAAGGGGTTCTACTGTGGAGCTTCTTCACACCAGGCGGTGCCGACCGACAAACCGGCAATCTGATGCCACCGCCCAAACGCATTTGTCGATTGCCAAACGGTCAATTGGAAGTCCGGACCTTCGAAGGTTTCGATTCGTTAGTCGAAAGTTCAGTTCCGGTCGAAAAACTCACTCCGATCAAACCGGTCGAATGCCAGTACGCTCGCACTTCGAACGACAACTCATTCGACTTGGATTGTGAATCCGGCTTTCAGTGCTTTGCGTTGGAAGAGGACCTCAGTTGCTTCCGCCTGCGATGCAACCTGAAGATGATGGACGAAGGCAAATGCGGCGTCGCATTTCGACTCGATCGCGAATCTCACGACGGATACTATTTGTCGCTGGACTTGTTCAAAGGCGTCGCCCAACTCCGTGCTTGGGGCAGCGGTCCGGATGGGTCGGGTGAAGAAACGATGCAGTTTCAAAGCCTGCAAGCCGGATACTGGGAACGAGAAATTCGCGGCGAAGTCGAACTGCAACTGATCGCTTATGGCAGCTACATCGAAGTGTCAGTCGGCGGGCACGTGCTGCTTTCTCTCGCGGACCAAACCTTCAATCACGGCGCAATCGGTTTCAACTTGGAAAGCGGCAACCTTCGGGTCACCGACGTTCAAGTGGAACGCTTCATTCCACCTGTCCAATCGGATGAACACCTCGCCAATGGATGATGCATCGCTAGTCGAGTGACCGTGCCGACCATGTGCCAGTGGTAAGTGGCATCTGGAACCGTTTGCCATCAAGCTGGAAGTTGAAGGTGGGTATCCGCCACGTTCCAACGATCCGCAAGCCGTCCCCGTCTTCAATCAAATCCCCACGATAGAGCAACTTGCACGGGTTCAAACAAGGCACCTGTCTAGGCGAACCCGGATGATCATAGATCCAGAATGATGGATATCTTTTTGTAAAGCGAATGCGTTTCGATATCGCCCAACCGCGAACAGTGGCAGACTCGGGAATACCTGGTTCTGATTCGCGAATCTCCCCGTCGAAACGTCCCAACCTTCGCGGGCGGATGATCAAATCAAACGCAGTGTCTGATAAACCAAGTTGTTCTGGCATGGAGTCATAGGAATAGACGCCTTGCCACGCAGCAGGAAGTTGCATCGGGGCGAATCCAGATAGAGTTGAGTGTTGCCGACTAGAAGTGAGCTGAGAACTTACCGGATCGGCATCCCAACTCGCTCCCAAGCGATCGCTCCGATTTGAGAATTCTCCGGCGACACCGAGAAGTTAATTTCGCGAGGGCGCGACCAGAAGATACGAGAAGCGACGCCTTGAAAATAGTCGATCGGAACAGGGCCGAGCATTCGGCTATCCATCGATCGTCGTCGAGAGTCGCTCAGCGCGAAGAAGTGGCGTGGAGGCACGACGACCGGCTGCATGTTCACCATGTTCGGATAGGTTGGAAGATCACCATCAAATGCTGCGTAAGGTTCGCTGATCTGCTTCCCATTTACGAACACGGACTCATCTCGAATTTCGATCGTATCGCCTTCGAGCGCTACCACTCGTGTCACATACTGTGGGCTGCCGGGGCCCTTGCTGTAGTACACCACCACGTTCCCGTAGTCGATTGCGTCGTCTCGAGAACCGAGCTTGTTCACCAAGATTCGATCTCCTGGTGTGATCGTCGGGTGCATCGACCCCGCCGGAATAAGAAAAGCCTGCGCGATGAAGGCGGTTCGCAACTCAGAAATCAATGACACTGGCCCTAGGTAGGCGAGAAAGACGAGTGGGTAAAGCCACCACCTCTGGTACCAATGCAGTCGCTGCTGACGAGCTTTCCTGGCACATTGAAACGCATCTACAATCAAAAAAACTGGCCAGCAAGCAAACGCAAACATCAACAGTTTGAATGAAACGTGGCCGCCCGGAATCCACAAGGCGATCGGTGCAGCGACGATCATGAGCACCAACGTCACAACGGCCAACGTCACAGAACGCTTGCCTCGTCCAGCGTACAACTGCCCAAGCGGTCCACAACACAGGCTGAGAAACGCGGCGATCAGTGGCCGTCTTGGTACGTGATTCAATTCGCTCATGTCGGCCGTTCGATGTCCATGGTCGTCGCGTCCAAATGGTTGCAGATTCAGTCACAGTACTTGTAGATCCCGTTTCGCCGCACCGGATTGGCTGTTTGTTGGCAAACGCAAGCAGCAGTCAGAGACTCGCGCAGCAACCAGAGACTCGTCTAAAGATTCGGCTGAATGCCACGAATCGTACCGAGCCACACTCCCGTTGTCGAATTTCGGAAAAGCATTCAGTTGAGAGTGACCAGCACGCCGCCTTGCCACGCGATGAGCGCCTACGGGGCATACAAATTGGTCACCGCAACGAGGACACCGAATGTCTCATCGAACTTGTTGTTGGGTCGTGAACCGGTAGCCGTTGCCACGCGGATGCACCTCAAACCGGCACCACCGTGGCGGGGCGGACGAGTAGTCTCGCAAGCCAGTTCTTCGCTCAAAATTCACGGGTCGGCCACTTGGGCTAAACTCGTGATTGTCTAGGTTTACTCCCAAATCTTACGCCCCCTCCTTCCGCGAATTGCAACATGCCCACCCACCTCCCATCCCGCCTGAAAAAGTCCATCGTGACAGGACTTTTTTGTCTCGTTTCTATCCCCGTTCTGCCAAGCATTTCAGTTGCTCACGACGGCGATGAAGGCCACTCACACGAACATCAATCCAACGACAGCTTCTACACGACACGCGCAAGTACGCAGGTTCTGCCGCTCGCCAATGAGGAGGACGCCTTTCATTTCGTCGTCTATGGTGACCGGACCGGTGGCGTGCCCGCCGGGTTGAAGGTGCTCGAACAAGCCGTCAAAGACACCAATTTGCTGTCTCCCGACTTGGTAATGACGGTCGGCGATTTGATCCAAGGGTACAACGAGAAACCCGAGTGGATGCGTCAGATGGCGGAGTACAAAGAGATCATGAATGAACTTGATGTGCGCTGGTTCCCCGTGGCGGGCAATCATGACGTCTACTGGCGTGGCAAAGGTCCGGCACCACAAGGCCAACACGATTCCAACTACGAAGAACACTTCGGTCCACTCTGGTACACCTTTCGTCACAAGAACGCCGGATTCGTCGTTCTCTACAGCGATGAAGGTGATCCGGTCACGAACGAAAAGGCGTTCAACGTCGGCAAGCTCCAACGGATGAGCGACGAACAACTCGAGTTTCTTGCTGAGGCATTGAAACAGCACGAA of the Rhodopirellula baltica SH 1 genome contains:
- a CDS encoding LptF/LptG family permease — its product is MIPTRLTRTILFEILRIFVVALVVLTLLILLIAVGRELFRKGLGAMAVLQLLPFAIPISLQHAVPATALFSVCCVYGRMAADGEISTVKASGISPLRLLQPAIVFAALLSPVAVYCSDMAVSWGKPGVKRVVLLSIEDIAYRLLERDHSYTSDHGFSIHVREIDGRRMISPRVTVRGKGDDAFTVTASEGQLMMDEESLSLVLKLVDSQVIRGKGLQGDFYGEHQFEIPIGNALEETDVSTRSPSELPLRLIRNERLRQRERTHAKIGELAAFTGFSLLTSRPAEIGGEKSSAIQSSLQSSRHRLTRLQTEPWRRWAEGFTCFFFVLVGAPLAIVAKTSDYWTTFGMCFLPTILVYYPLYLLGLDQAKAGDMPPYGVWIGNVVLSGVGMMLIARVRRY
- the lepB gene encoding signal peptidase I yields the protein MSELNHVPRRPLIAAFLSLCCGPLGQLYAGRGKRSVTLAVVTLVLMIVAAPIALWIPGGHVSFKLLMFAFACWPVFLIVDAFQCARKARQQRLHWYQRWWLYPLVFLAYLGPVSLISELRTAFIAQAFLIPAGSMHPTITPGDRILVNKLGSRDDAIDYGNVVVYYSKGPGSPQYVTRVVALEGDTIEIRDESVFVNGKQISEPYAAFDGDLPTYPNMVNMQPVVVPPRHFFALSDSRRRSMDSRMLGPVPIDYFQGVASRIFWSRPREINFSVSPENSQIGAIAWERVGMPIR
- a CDS encoding glycoside hydrolase family protein — encoded protein: MYSETAGTRKTLGDVDILYHDGIYHLFHLVLPNHDFIAHAVSNNCFSWRRVENALFIGDPGSWDDSMLWTMHVSPNPHRPGSWRMFYTGLSRRDHGAKQRLGMAESDDLYCWTKTPVAWEDRRSALPYDLPGRPPQPPFKQDMKSCFPLSPDREHYESEIDEARNWVSWRDPYYYHEDGRGWLLAAGRVNHGPIVRRGCVAVMEEVQPNKFEQRKPLHHPGLYDDIEVPNLFKINGDYYLVGSMREDAKIRYWHTEKIGKPWRTYADNVLLASGNYAGRITTDDKGVLLWSFFTPGGADRQTGNLMPPPKRICRLPNGQLEVRTFEGFDSLVESSVPVEKLTPIKPVECQYARTSNDNSFDLDCESGFQCFALEEDLSCFRLRCNLKMMDEGKCGVAFRLDRESHDGYYLSLDLFKGVAQLRAWGSGPDGSGEETMQFQSLQAGYWEREIRGEVELQLIAYGSYIEVSVGGHVLLSLADQTFNHGAIGFNLESGNLRVTDVQVERFIPPVQSDEHLANG
- a CDS encoding phospholipase D-like domain-containing protein, whose product is MIWIVAYISSVLGAFLTIVAMTVIRHEERHNVGRLGWLGLVLLSPPIGLVLFLWLGGRKISAEHSQRKLVDLPAAADGSDRSRSGLERMLEKRGLRSPTVGNQVRLLHRTTDVLDAYLELIDEAKEVLYVMTFIMDERKSTQRIVERLCARAREGVQVRLLCDGFGSFLMSDEQLEQIREAGGRAMRFKPMSQLSRLAYLNFRNHRKLAVADGRRAILGGANLVEEELDINEDDESWVDMSILIEGPAAAQLQAVFCSDWNFVAEEELPPVDYECPNPPKHPENTRMTVMPIGPDGPEEILEDFWNYAINRAEERVWICTPYFVPTAQSMRCLESACRRGIDVRILVPDDSDLAPVDYARIDYMDDLQYLGAKLYRYQDSMVHAKLGIVDDFTAVVGSANFDVRSFFLNYELSVVIHDQPTIQKFSDWYESLLPNCELGLPEHTAWRSTLGLCARLFASEL